From a single Bacillus pseudomycoides DSM 12442 genomic region:
- a CDS encoding winged helix-turn-helix transcriptional regulator, whose protein sequence is MSENIRKDIQEKIQNGDFNCEKELTLSIISGKWKVVILWHLGVEGSHRFSELQRLFPNISHKVLSNQLKELMEDGIIDRTVYPEVPPRVEYFMTDLGMTLLPIVEMMYDWGKMRMEQIRNTLQK, encoded by the coding sequence ATGTCTGAAAATATTCGAAAAGATATTCAAGAAAAAATACAAAACGGTGATTTTAATTGTGAAAAAGAATTGACGCTTTCTATTATTAGCGGAAAGTGGAAAGTTGTAATCTTGTGGCATCTAGGTGTAGAAGGGTCGCATCGCTTTAGTGAGTTACAACGACTATTCCCAAACATTTCTCATAAGGTTTTATCTAATCAATTAAAAGAATTAATGGAAGATGGAATCATTGATCGGACAGTATATCCAGAAGTACCTCCGCGGGTAGAGTACTTTATGACTGATTTAGGTATGACGCTTTTACCAATCGTCGAAATGATGTATGATTGGGGAAAAATGCGAATGGAACAAATTCGTAACACGTTACAGAAGTAA
- the hemW gene encoding radical SAM family heme chaperone HemW: protein MQAAYIHIPFCQHICHYCDFNKVFIERQPVDQYLEYLEKEIINTVQKVPFENMKTIFVGGGTPTALNVEQTKKLLDIINRRLRPFAPNCELTFEANPGDLPKEKLNLLLDGGVNRISFGVQTFRDELLQKIGRKHTREDAFVAIREAQEVGFTNINVDLIYALPGQTIEDVKETLDIAFTLGVQHFSAYSLIVEPKTIFYNLMNKGKLRLPGEEHEARMYEIVMDEMENHGYKQYEISNFSKEGYESRHNLTYWNNEQYYGFGAGAHSYVNGERIQNVGPLKQYFSKIDETGFPYLDVHEVTRKERMEEELFLGLRKTKGVSKLTFQKKFGVEMDEIFAKQLLSNKEYGLLQDKGNHVCLTRQGKLLGNEVFQSFLID from the coding sequence ATGCAAGCTGCATATATTCATATTCCGTTTTGTCAGCATATTTGTCACTATTGTGATTTTAATAAAGTATTTATTGAACGTCAGCCTGTTGATCAATATTTAGAGTATTTAGAGAAAGAAATTATAAATACGGTTCAAAAGGTGCCGTTTGAAAATATGAAAACGATTTTTGTTGGGGGCGGGACACCAACGGCATTAAATGTGGAGCAGACAAAAAAGCTGTTAGATATTATTAATCGCCGTTTACGTCCGTTCGCTCCAAACTGTGAATTGACGTTTGAAGCAAATCCTGGAGATTTGCCAAAAGAAAAGTTGAACCTGCTATTAGATGGTGGTGTCAATCGAATTAGCTTTGGTGTGCAAACATTTCGAGATGAATTACTTCAGAAAATTGGACGTAAGCATACGAGGGAAGATGCATTTGTAGCGATTCGTGAAGCGCAGGAAGTAGGCTTTACGAATATTAATGTGGATTTAATTTATGCATTACCAGGGCAAACGATAGAAGATGTGAAAGAAACGTTGGACATTGCTTTTACGTTAGGAGTTCAGCATTTTTCTGCATATTCCTTAATTGTTGAACCGAAAACGATTTTTTATAATTTAATGAACAAAGGAAAATTAAGACTTCCAGGGGAAGAGCATGAAGCAAGAATGTATGAAATAGTAATGGATGAAATGGAAAATCATGGCTATAAACAGTATGAAATCAGTAATTTTTCAAAAGAAGGCTATGAAAGTAGACATAATCTCACATACTGGAATAATGAACAGTATTATGGTTTTGGAGCTGGTGCTCACAGTTATGTAAACGGAGAACGAATTCAAAATGTTGGCCCGTTAAAGCAATATTTCTCTAAAATTGATGAGACAGGCTTCCCTTATTTAGACGTCCACGAAGTAACAAGAAAAGAAAGAATGGAAGAAGAACTATTTTTAGGGCTTCGGAAAACAAAGGGCGTTTCTAAGCTTACATTCCAAAAGAAATTTGGTGTCGAAATGGATGAGATTTTTGCAAAGCAGTTATTATCCAACAAGGAATATGGATTGCTTCAGGATAAAGGTAACCATGTTTGTTTGACGAGACAAGGTAAGTTATTAGGGAATGAAGTATTTCAGTCGTTTTTAATTGATTAA